A stretch of DNA from Capsicum annuum cultivar UCD-10X-F1 unplaced genomic scaffold, UCD10Xv1.1 ctg50523, whole genome shotgun sequence:
GTTGCAATTAAAAGAGCTCTACAAGGGTCTATGCAGGGTGCACATGAGTTCAAAACTGAGATAGAGCTTCTCTCAAGGGTTCATCATAAGAATGTCGTTGGCCTTGCTGGCTTTTATTTCGATCAAGCTGCACAGATGTTGGTGTATGAGTATATTCTTAATGGCACGTTAAAAGATGGTCTTTCAGGCATATCTTGGTCCCTTCTTATTGATTCGTTAAAGCTAGCTCCTTTAACTTGACCAAAATGGAAGTGTACCTCTTGAAAATTTAACGAAATTTCTACTTGTAGGCAAGACAGGAATCAGGTTAGATTGGACGAGAAGACTGAGGATAGCCGTTGGAACAGCAAAATCA
This window harbors:
- the LOC124892775 gene encoding probable leucine-rich repeat receptor-like protein kinase At5g49770, whose amino-acid sequence is MQGAHEFKTEIELLSRVHHKNVVGLAGFYFDQAAQMLVYEYILNGTLKDGLSGKTGIRLDWTRRLRIAVGTAKSVTPKFSDCSTPEVNQKFGSFNWVKLNLQSELTELPSSVNHRQRRDEGGGRNEMMKCGYICKCGYI